One genomic segment of Microbacterium sp. ProA8 includes these proteins:
- a CDS encoding ABC transporter ATP-binding protein, which translates to MNRDAVLTARSVSIEYEVDPPVKAVRDVSLTLHRGEILGLAGESGCGKSTLAYGVNRLLKPPALMTSGEIVFHDRSGEDIDVVGLADEELRRFRWDKVSMVFQGAMNSLNPVINVRAQLFDVFTTHRPEMSKRDKQRRSEELLELVGVDPKRLSSFPHELSGGMRQRVMIAMALALDPQVMIMDEPTTALDVVVQRGIIREIMRLRERLGFAVIFITHDLPMLIEISDRIAVMLQGEIVELGTATEIYRDPQHEYTKKLLSSFPSLRGDRGDFVRTGAQPVSATLGSAVNVPLEGGAA; encoded by the coding sequence ATGAACCGGGATGCCGTCCTCACGGCGCGCAGCGTATCGATCGAGTACGAGGTCGATCCGCCCGTCAAGGCGGTGCGCGATGTGTCGCTGACGCTCCACCGCGGCGAGATCCTCGGCCTCGCCGGGGAATCGGGCTGCGGCAAGTCCACCCTCGCGTACGGGGTCAACCGCCTGCTCAAGCCGCCGGCGCTGATGACGTCGGGCGAGATCGTGTTCCACGACCGCTCCGGCGAGGACATCGACGTCGTCGGCCTTGCCGACGAGGAGCTGCGCCGCTTCCGCTGGGACAAGGTGTCGATGGTCTTCCAGGGGGCGATGAACTCGCTGAACCCCGTCATCAACGTTCGTGCGCAGCTGTTCGACGTGTTCACCACCCACCGCCCCGAGATGTCCAAACGCGACAAGCAGCGGCGCAGCGAAGAGCTCCTCGAGCTCGTGGGTGTCGACCCGAAGCGGCTGTCGAGCTTCCCGCACGAGCTGTCGGGCGGGATGCGTCAGCGCGTCATGATCGCCATGGCGCTCGCCCTCGATCCGCAGGTCATGATCATGGACGAGCCGACGACCGCACTCGACGTCGTGGTGCAGCGCGGCATCATCCGCGAGATCATGCGCCTGCGCGAGCGGCTCGGGTTCGCCGTGATCTTCATCACCCACGACCTGCCCATGCTGATCGAGATCAGCGACCGCATCGCCGTCATGCTGCAGGGCGAGATCGTCGAGCTGGGCACCGCGACCGAGATCTACCGCGATCCGCAGCATGAATACACGAAGAAGCTGCTGTCGAGCTTCCCGAGCCTGCGCGGCGATCGCGGCGACTTCGTGCGCACCGGCGCGCAGCCGGTCTCGGCGACGCTGGGCTCGGCCGTGAACGTCCCGCTCGAAGGAGGAGCCGCATGA
- a CDS encoding ABC transporter permease: MTPPVDAEVIAARDEASAARRGIRQLLPRMSLKLALGLTIVIGIVLFGILGPLFTQDPMDSDNPALSPPSAEHLLGTTKLGYDVLAQLAWGTRGSLMVGITAGLIALVLSIVFGIIAGYKGGWWDEILSLFTNIMLVIPGLPLVMVIATYIPGRSWMLVAVVLGITGWAGSAVVLRAQARSLRSRDYVAASRVAGEKTTRIIRVEILPNLLPLLAAQFLFAIIFAILGEAGLSYLGLGPTGSITWGTMLNDAQTGQALGTGAWWWFVPPGLMIALLGAGLSLINFSIDEIINPKLRLAPENARRVRKAKRAGRGVESVRSTNGVAA, encoded by the coding sequence ATGACGCCGCCCGTCGACGCCGAGGTCATCGCCGCACGGGACGAGGCGTCCGCCGCCCGCCGCGGCATCCGGCAGCTGCTGCCGCGCATGTCGCTGAAGCTGGCGCTCGGCCTCACCATCGTCATCGGAATCGTGCTGTTCGGCATCCTCGGGCCGCTGTTCACCCAGGACCCGATGGACTCCGACAACCCCGCCCTGTCGCCGCCCAGCGCCGAGCATCTCCTCGGCACGACCAAGCTGGGCTACGACGTGCTCGCCCAGCTCGCCTGGGGCACGCGCGGATCGCTGATGGTCGGCATCACCGCCGGTCTCATCGCGCTGGTGCTGTCGATCGTGTTCGGCATCATCGCCGGCTACAAGGGCGGCTGGTGGGACGAGATCCTCTCGCTCTTCACGAACATCATGCTCGTCATCCCGGGCCTGCCCCTCGTGATGGTGATCGCCACCTACATCCCCGGGCGAAGCTGGATGCTGGTGGCCGTGGTGCTCGGCATCACGGGCTGGGCGGGATCCGCGGTCGTGCTCCGGGCGCAGGCGCGCTCGCTGCGGTCGCGCGACTACGTGGCCGCCAGCCGCGTCGCGGGCGAGAAGACGACGCGCATCATCCGCGTCGAGATCCTGCCCAACCTGCTCCCGCTGCTCGCGGCGCAGTTCCTCTTCGCGATCATCTTCGCGATCCTCGGCGAAGCGGGCCTGTCGTACCTCGGGCTCGGGCCGACGGGATCCATCACGTGGGGCACGATGCTCAACGACGCGCAGACCGGTCAGGCGCTCGGCACGGGCGCCTGGTGGTGGTTCGTGCCGCCGGGCCTCATGATCGCGCTGCTCGGCGCCGGACTGTCGCTCATCAACTTCTCGATCGACGAGATCATCAACCCGAAGCTCCGCCTCGCCCCCGAGAATGCGCGCCGTGTGCGCAAGGCCAAGCGCGCGGGCCGCGGTGTCGAGTCGGTCCGCAGCACGAACGGAGTCGCCGCATGA
- a CDS encoding ABC transporter permease → MKFYARRIAFYVVTLWATISLNFLLPRLLPGDPADILLAKMQRAGGELNETTVRNIKALLGGDTSSMWEQYVAYWGRMLQGDLGVSVTKYPTPVTELIAAALPWTVILVGIATVISFVLGVGIGAWVGWRRGTWVDHLVPFTTVLQSIPYFWLALVLVAIFSVALGIFPIFGGYDVWEFPNGPEWSWDFIGSAIYHGFLPALTIVLSSVGGWLLGMRNMMVSTVSEDYIITAEAKGLKPMRILRTYATRNAAIPSIAGFSISLGFVVAGSIVMEQVFTYPGIGKLMIQSVQNSDYALMQGVFLVITVAVLAANFIMDIVYGFIDPRARHNV, encoded by the coding sequence ATGAAGTTCTATGCGCGGCGGATCGCGTTCTACGTGGTGACACTGTGGGCGACGATCTCCCTCAACTTCCTCCTGCCGAGGCTTCTGCCCGGGGACCCCGCCGACATCCTCCTCGCGAAGATGCAGCGGGCGGGCGGCGAGCTCAATGAGACGACCGTCCGCAACATCAAGGCCCTCCTCGGCGGCGACACGTCGTCGATGTGGGAGCAGTACGTCGCGTACTGGGGCCGGATGCTCCAGGGCGACCTGGGCGTCTCGGTCACCAAGTACCCGACGCCGGTCACCGAGCTGATCGCCGCGGCGCTGCCGTGGACGGTCATCCTGGTGGGGATCGCCACCGTCATCTCGTTCGTGCTCGGCGTCGGCATCGGCGCCTGGGTGGGGTGGCGGCGGGGCACGTGGGTCGATCACCTGGTGCCGTTCACCACGGTGCTCCAGTCGATCCCGTACTTCTGGCTGGCCCTCGTGCTGGTGGCGATCTTCTCGGTCGCACTCGGGATCTTCCCGATCTTCGGCGGCTACGACGTCTGGGAGTTCCCCAACGGCCCGGAGTGGAGCTGGGACTTCATCGGCAGCGCGATCTACCACGGCTTCCTGCCGGCGCTGACGATCGTGCTGAGCTCCGTCGGCGGCTGGCTGCTCGGCATGCGCAACATGATGGTCTCGACCGTGTCGGAGGACTACATCATCACGGCCGAGGCCAAAGGGCTGAAGCCGATGCGCATCCTCCGCACCTATGCGACGCGCAACGCCGCGATCCCGTCGATCGCCGGCTTCAGCATCTCGCTCGGCTTCGTGGTGGCCGGCTCCATCGTGATGGAGCAGGTGTTCACCTACCCCGGCATCGGCAAGCTCATGATCCAGTCCGTGCAGAACAGCGACTACGCGCTCATGCAGGGCGTCTTCCTCGTGATCACCGTCGCGGTGCTCGCGGCGAACTTCATCATGGACATCGTCTACGGATTCATCGACCCGAGAGCGCGTCACAATGTCTGA
- a CDS encoding ABC transporter substrate-binding protein, with the protein MIRNAKRRAALIAVAGTAILGIGLSGCAGGGGDDDSDSEGRTLRVWAGSQTPIEANFNPFSPSVLHAALGPIYEPLFFYNKTADDTPAPMLGESYEYNEDGTVITVKLKEGVKWNDGEDFTADDAAFTFNYEPNHRDGLISAEATDESTVVLTYETPQFTNEFQILGTTWMLPEHIWSEVDDYTTFTDEEPVGTGPYVVDTVTDASYTVVANEEFRDEGVPAIKKLQYIGIDANQSAQDLLTAGELDWTGMFVPNPDSITSKGVISMLNTPQDPTVLYTCANAELGCTGPQTDVAVRQALNVAIDRGTIKEKAFVGLTGDISPTFALLPRDQKWVGDPANEISPQSPDAAAAGEILEAAGYAKGGDGFYAKDGAPLELSLISVDGWTDYNDAAKLISEQAAEAGIKVNASTVQWQEFSDARQTGQYQLIMGGVIGTSVADPFQIYKDWFAGESTSQVGEEVPSGRWNFSRYDNPVVNEAVAAAAATDDEAAKQEAYAALQAEIVRDLPYIPLVINATQTFFNTKDFTGWPTEDDLYAFPPAWGSVASGYVLQHLEPVK; encoded by the coding sequence ATGATTCGAAACGCGAAGCGCCGAGCGGCGCTCATCGCCGTGGCCGGGACAGCGATCCTGGGCATCGGCCTGTCGGGCTGTGCCGGTGGTGGCGGCGACGACGACAGTGACTCCGAGGGACGCACCCTCCGGGTCTGGGCCGGCAGCCAGACGCCCATCGAGGCCAACTTCAACCCGTTCTCGCCGAGCGTGCTGCACGCCGCACTCGGCCCGATCTACGAGCCGCTGTTCTTCTACAACAAGACCGCGGACGACACTCCCGCGCCCATGCTCGGCGAGAGCTACGAGTACAACGAGGACGGCACCGTCATCACGGTGAAGCTCAAGGAGGGCGTGAAGTGGAACGACGGTGAGGACTTCACCGCCGACGACGCCGCCTTCACCTTCAACTACGAGCCGAACCACCGCGACGGCCTCATCTCGGCCGAGGCCACGGACGAGAGCACCGTCGTCCTCACCTACGAGACGCCGCAGTTCACCAACGAGTTCCAGATCCTCGGCACCACCTGGATGCTGCCCGAGCACATCTGGTCGGAGGTCGACGACTACACCACGTTCACCGACGAGGAGCCGGTCGGCACCGGCCCGTACGTCGTCGACACCGTGACCGATGCCTCCTACACCGTCGTCGCCAACGAGGAGTTCCGCGACGAGGGCGTGCCCGCGATCAAGAAGCTGCAGTACATCGGCATCGACGCCAACCAGTCGGCCCAGGATCTGCTGACCGCGGGCGAGCTGGACTGGACGGGCATGTTCGTGCCCAACCCGGACTCCATCACGTCCAAGGGCGTGATCAGCATGCTCAACACGCCGCAGGACCCGACGGTCCTGTACACCTGCGCCAACGCCGAACTCGGCTGCACCGGTCCGCAGACCGACGTCGCCGTGCGTCAGGCCCTCAACGTCGCGATCGACCGCGGCACCATCAAGGAGAAGGCCTTCGTCGGCCTGACCGGCGACATCTCGCCGACCTTCGCGCTGCTGCCGCGCGACCAGAAGTGGGTCGGCGACCCGGCGAACGAGATCAGCCCCCAGTCGCCCGACGCCGCGGCCGCCGGCGAGATCCTCGAGGCCGCCGGCTACGCGAAGGGCGGTGACGGCTTCTACGCGAAGGACGGCGCGCCGCTCGAGCTCAGCCTCATCTCGGTCGACGGCTGGACCGACTACAACGACGCCGCGAAGCTCATCAGCGAGCAGGCCGCCGAGGCCGGCATCAAGGTCAACGCCTCGACGGTGCAGTGGCAGGAGTTCTCGGACGCGCGCCAGACCGGTCAGTACCAGCTGATCATGGGCGGCGTCATCGGCACCTCGGTCGCCGACCCGTTCCAGATCTACAAGGACTGGTTCGCCGGTGAGTCGACGTCGCAGGTCGGCGAGGAGGTCCCCTCGGGTCGCTGGAACTTCAGCCGCTACGACAACCCCGTCGTCAACGAGGCCGTCGCCGCGGCGGCCGCCACCGACGACGAGGCCGCGAAGCAGGAGGCGTACGCCGCCCTCCAGGCCGAGATCGTGCGCGACCTGCCCTACATCCCGCTGGTCATCAACGCCACCCAGACGTTCTTCAACACCAAGGACTTCACGGGCTGGCCGACCGAGGACGACCTGTACGCCTTCCCGCCCGCGTGGGGCTCGGTCGCGTCCGGCTACGTCCTCCAGCACCTGGAGCCGGTGAAGTAA
- a CDS encoding NUDIX domain-containing protein: MTRTASEVPAPGSPTGADPTRVAVSTVIFTLRRLPGSDGVRVVLPLVRRTRDPHEGQWALPGGWLDAAEGLAAAASRTLAETTGLAPSYLEQLYAFGAVDRSPTRVVSIVYWALLRADEITDASVENVAWFDAATLPRLAFDHNEIVEYALWRLRNKVGYSRIAHGLLADEFTLAELREVYEAILDRRLDPANFRRQVENSGTLIPTEGFRTGSHRPARLYRYNKDVELADRGPLDTRD, encoded by the coding sequence ATGACCAGAACAGCTTCCGAAGTCCCCGCCCCCGGCTCACCGACCGGCGCCGATCCCACGCGCGTGGCGGTGTCGACCGTGATCTTCACGCTCCGACGCCTGCCCGGCAGCGACGGCGTCCGGGTGGTGCTTCCGCTCGTGCGGCGCACCCGGGATCCGCACGAAGGTCAGTGGGCGCTCCCCGGCGGCTGGCTCGATGCGGCCGAAGGCCTCGCCGCCGCGGCATCCCGCACCCTCGCCGAGACGACCGGCCTCGCGCCCAGCTATCTCGAGCAGCTGTACGCCTTCGGCGCCGTCGACCGCTCCCCCACGCGCGTCGTCTCGATCGTGTACTGGGCGCTCCTGCGGGCCGACGAGATCACCGACGCCTCGGTCGAGAACGTCGCCTGGTTCGATGCCGCGACGCTCCCCCGCCTCGCCTTCGACCACAACGAGATCGTCGAATACGCACTGTGGCGCCTGCGCAACAAGGTGGGCTACAGCCGCATCGCCCACGGCCTCCTCGCCGACGAGTTCACCCTCGCCGAGCTGCGCGAGGTGTACGAGGCGATCCTCGACAGACGCCTCGACCCGGCGAACTTCCGCCGCCAGGTCGAGAACTCCGGCACCCTCATCCCCACCGAGGGATTCCGCACCGGCAGCCACCGCCCGGCGCGCCTGTACCGCTACAACAAGGACGTCGAGCTCGCCGACCGCGGCCCGCTCGACACCCGCGACTGA
- the nadA gene encoding quinolinate synthase NadA: MPAVNITLQPPPAAAERTPTDASVDHAIQAIIAGASTGETCNTDLAAGPWDFDTRPGYGPGSSMGDVIPTGSPRQGELPREYREASEAELADRVRAAKATLGDRVVVLGHFYQREEVVVHADYVGDSFQLANAALEHPDAEAIVFCGVHFMAETADLLSRPEQAVILPNLAAGCSMADMADIDQVEDCWEQLAEVYGDMDATDADGLVPVIPVTYMNSSAAIKGFVGRHGGIVCTSSNARTVLEWAFQRGRRVLFFPDQHLGRNTAKAMGVPLEQMPMWNPRKHLGGASVDAIESARVILWHGFCSVHRRFSVDQIEKARAEHPGVRVIVHPECPMEVVDAADEAGSTDYIRKAIAGATEPTTFAIGTEVNLVQRLAAQYPQHEIFCLDPVVCPCSTMYRIHPGYLAWVLEGLVAGEVRNRIEVPQDVADPARLALERMLAAKPPAAPAAAWEHAS; this comes from the coding sequence ATGCCTGCCGTCAACATCACCCTCCAGCCGCCGCCCGCCGCCGCGGAGCGGACTCCGACCGATGCGTCGGTGGACCACGCGATCCAGGCGATCATCGCGGGCGCGTCGACCGGCGAGACCTGCAACACCGACCTGGCCGCCGGCCCGTGGGACTTCGACACGCGCCCCGGCTACGGACCCGGCTCGTCGATGGGAGACGTCATCCCCACCGGCTCCCCCCGCCAGGGAGAGCTGCCCCGTGAGTACCGCGAGGCGTCCGAGGCCGAGCTCGCCGATCGCGTCCGCGCCGCCAAGGCGACGCTCGGCGACCGCGTCGTCGTGCTCGGCCACTTCTACCAGCGGGAAGAGGTCGTCGTCCACGCCGACTACGTGGGCGACTCGTTCCAGCTCGCCAACGCGGCCCTCGAGCATCCGGATGCCGAAGCCATCGTGTTCTGCGGCGTGCACTTCATGGCCGAGACCGCCGATCTGCTGTCGCGCCCCGAGCAGGCCGTGATCCTGCCCAACCTCGCCGCCGGCTGCTCGATGGCCGACATGGCCGACATCGACCAGGTCGAGGACTGCTGGGAGCAGCTCGCCGAGGTGTACGGCGACATGGACGCCACGGATGCCGACGGCCTCGTGCCCGTCATCCCCGTCACGTACATGAACTCCTCCGCCGCGATCAAGGGCTTCGTCGGTCGCCACGGCGGCATCGTGTGCACGTCGTCGAACGCGCGCACCGTCCTCGAATGGGCCTTCCAGCGTGGACGCCGGGTGCTGTTCTTCCCCGACCAGCACCTCGGGCGCAACACCGCGAAGGCGATGGGCGTCCCCCTCGAGCAGATGCCGATGTGGAATCCGCGCAAGCACCTGGGCGGGGCATCCGTCGACGCGATCGAGAGCGCCCGCGTCATCCTCTGGCACGGCTTCTGCTCGGTGCACCGGCGCTTCTCGGTCGACCAGATCGAGAAGGCGCGCGCCGAGCACCCCGGTGTGCGGGTCATCGTGCACCCGGAGTGCCCGATGGAGGTCGTGGACGCCGCCGACGAGGCCGGCTCGACCGACTACATCCGCAAGGCCATCGCCGGCGCGACCGAGCCCACGACGTTCGCCATCGGCACCGAGGTGAACCTCGTGCAGCGCCTCGCCGCCCAGTACCCGCAGCACGAGATCTTCTGCCTCGACCCGGTCGTGTGCCCCTGCTCGACGATGTACCGCATCCACCCGGGCTACCTCGCCTGGGTGCTCGAGGGGCTCGTGGCGGGCGAGGTGCGCAACCGCATCGAGGTGCCGCAGGACGTGGCCGATCCCGCCCGTCTGGCACTGGAGCGGATGCTGGCGGCCAAGCCCCCCGCCGCACCCGCGGCCGCCTGGGAGCACGCGTCATGA
- the nadB gene encoding L-aspartate oxidase — translation MTAAATRPHAIVVGSGIAGLLTALHAVAHGCRVTLVTKDVLEHANTRYAQGGIAGVMFDDDRAQDHVRDTLVAGAGLSDPDAVQVLVDEGPARIRELIALGVAFDRDAGGGFVKGLEAAHSYPRILHAGGDATGTAIEKALVAGLRVSDVTVIEHAFLLGLVLDEVGAPAAGGRRVTGVELLIGETDAGPDGRATLAADAVVLATGGAGELYAHSTNPEVATGDGIAAAIRAGADVADLEFFQFHPTVLEGKADAAGLAIGRSFLVSEAVRGEGATLVDEHGRRFVFDAHPDGELAPRDVVARAIAQQMEAQDGRPVLLDATHIHSSDADERAAFLARRFPTIDRAVRERGLDWAREPIPVTPAAHYLMGGVATDLFGRTSLPGLYAVGEVARTGVHGANRLASNSLLEGAVFGARAGDAIAADAASGSWPASAVQDAAVTAGLQSTGAAASARDTPGPTTPGFSRRALQELMWEHVGLVRDEEGLGRAASVLAHWRAESRTPVAEHGYEDENLLLVAGEVVAAARARRESVGAHFRADAPVEDSAPAPARRTPRIDAPARLAAAGAADRRQDLWSSADTPAPAVEEVVAC, via the coding sequence ATGACCGCGGCTGCGACTCGGCCGCACGCGATCGTCGTCGGGTCGGGGATCGCCGGACTCCTCACCGCGCTGCACGCCGTCGCGCACGGCTGCCGCGTGACGCTCGTCACCAAGGACGTGCTCGAGCACGCCAACACCCGCTACGCCCAGGGCGGGATCGCCGGCGTCATGTTCGACGACGACCGCGCCCAGGACCACGTGCGCGACACGCTCGTCGCGGGCGCCGGGCTCAGCGATCCCGACGCCGTCCAGGTGCTGGTCGACGAGGGCCCGGCCCGCATCCGCGAGCTCATCGCCCTCGGCGTCGCCTTCGACCGCGACGCCGGCGGCGGGTTCGTGAAGGGTCTCGAGGCCGCGCATTCGTATCCGCGGATCCTGCACGCGGGCGGCGACGCCACCGGGACGGCGATCGAGAAGGCGCTGGTCGCCGGGCTGCGCGTGAGCGACGTCACCGTCATCGAGCACGCCTTCCTGCTCGGCCTGGTGCTGGACGAGGTCGGCGCGCCCGCGGCGGGCGGGCGACGGGTCACCGGAGTGGAGCTGCTGATCGGCGAGACGGATGCCGGCCCCGACGGCCGCGCGACCCTCGCGGCCGACGCGGTCGTGCTGGCCACGGGCGGCGCCGGCGAGCTGTACGCGCACTCGACCAACCCCGAGGTGGCCACGGGCGACGGCATCGCCGCGGCGATCCGCGCCGGCGCCGACGTCGCCGACCTGGAGTTCTTCCAGTTCCACCCGACGGTGCTGGAAGGCAAGGCTGACGCCGCCGGACTGGCGATCGGAAGATCGTTCCTGGTGTCGGAGGCCGTACGCGGCGAGGGCGCGACCCTGGTCGACGAGCACGGGCGCCGGTTCGTCTTCGACGCCCATCCCGACGGCGAGCTGGCGCCTCGCGACGTCGTCGCCCGGGCGATCGCGCAGCAGATGGAGGCTCAGGACGGGCGCCCGGTGCTCCTCGACGCGACGCACATCCACTCCTCGGACGCCGACGAGCGCGCGGCGTTCCTCGCGCGGCGCTTCCCGACGATCGACCGCGCCGTGCGCGAGCGCGGCCTCGACTGGGCGCGCGAGCCGATCCCGGTGACGCCGGCCGCCCACTACCTGATGGGCGGTGTCGCCACCGACCTGTTCGGCCGCACGTCCCTGCCGGGTCTCTACGCGGTGGGTGAGGTCGCCCGCACCGGCGTACACGGCGCGAACCGTCTGGCGTCGAACTCGCTGCTCGAGGGCGCTGTGTTCGGCGCGCGTGCCGGAGATGCGATCGCGGCGGATGCGGCATCCGGTTCGTGGCCGGCATCCGCGGTCCAGGACGCAGCCGTCACCGCGGGACTCCAGTCCACCGGCGCCGCGGCATCCGCGCGCGATACGCCTGGACCGACCACGCCGGGCTTCTCGCGGCGAGCGCTGCAGGAGCTCATGTGGGAGCACGTGGGACTGGTCCGCGACGAGGAGGGACTCGGGCGCGCGGCATCCGTCCTCGCGCACTGGCGTGCCGAATCGCGCACCCCGGTCGCCGAGCACGGATACGAGGACGAGAATCTGCTGCTCGTCGCGGGGGAGGTCGTCGCCGCGGCCCGCGCCCGCCGCGAGTCCGTCGGCGCGCACTTCCGCGCCGACGCACCGGTCGAGGATTCCGCTCCCGCCCCGGCCCGCAGAACTCCACGGATCGACGCGCCAGCCCGCCTCGCGGCCGCGGGCGCTGCAGATCGGCGCCAGGATCTGTGGAGTTCTGCAGATACCCCGGCGCCCGCCGTCGAGGAGGTGGTCGCTTGCTGA
- the nadC gene encoding carboxylating nicotinate-nucleotide diphosphorylase, which translates to MLTRAVIDRAVAAALEEDAPWGDLTSETLIAENAVARADLVARERGVFSGGEVFQAAFRLTDPAIDVELVVEDGEWFEPGAVLAVVTGPARGVLTAERIGLNFVQRMSGIATLTGAYVAEVAHTGARIADTRKTTPGLRAFERKAVRDGGGRNHRHSLSDAVMAKDNHLAVLAHKGVSPTAALLAAKDLLPHTTHIEVEVDRLEQIEPVLAAGIGTIMLDNFSLDELRAGVAQVAGRATVEASGGVSLETVRAIAETGVDVISVGALTHSARALDLGLDVRIDAP; encoded by the coding sequence TTGCTGACCCGGGCCGTGATCGACCGGGCGGTCGCCGCCGCGCTCGAAGAGGACGCCCCCTGGGGCGACCTCACGAGCGAGACGCTCATCGCCGAGAACGCGGTCGCGCGCGCCGACCTGGTGGCCCGGGAGCGCGGCGTCTTCTCGGGCGGCGAGGTGTTCCAGGCCGCGTTCCGGCTCACCGATCCGGCGATCGACGTCGAGCTCGTCGTCGAGGACGGCGAATGGTTCGAACCGGGCGCGGTGCTCGCCGTCGTCACCGGACCCGCGCGGGGGGTGCTGACGGCCGAGCGCATCGGACTGAACTTCGTGCAGCGGATGTCGGGCATCGCGACGCTCACCGGCGCCTACGTCGCCGAGGTGGCCCACACCGGCGCTCGCATCGCCGACACCCGCAAGACGACGCCGGGTCTGCGCGCCTTCGAGCGCAAGGCGGTACGCGACGGCGGCGGCCGCAACCACCGCCACTCTCTGTCGGACGCCGTCATGGCGAAGGACAACCACCTCGCGGTGCTCGCACACAAGGGTGTCTCGCCCACCGCGGCACTCCTCGCCGCGAAGGACCTCCTGCCCCACACCACCCACATCGAGGTCGAGGTGGACCGGCTGGAGCAGATCGAGCCGGTGCTGGCCGCCGGCATCGGCACGATCATGCTCGACAACTTCTCGCTCGACGAGCTGCGCGCGGGTGTCGCCCAGGTCGCCGGCCGGGCGACGGTCGAGGCATCCGGCGGCGTGTCTCTCGAGACGGTGCGCGCGATCGCCGAGACCGGTGTGGACGTCATCTCGGTCGGCGCGCTCACCCACTCCGCCCGCGCGCTCGATCTCGGGCTCGACGTGCGGATCGACGCACCCTGA
- a CDS encoding cysteine desulfurase family protein, with protein MLYLDNAATTPVRPEVLEAMTPYLTRWYGNPSSHHTVGEAAADALADARARVARVLALRAGDIVFTSGGTEANNLAIKGIAIAAALRRAGADGPRAGLHVVTTPIEHESVLESVAYLERVHGFAATRVPVDAHARVSTDAVARSLREDTALVSIGYANNEVGTVQDVAAVSAAVRDRGVPLHLDAVQAAGWLSLSAAELGYDAISLAGHKLGAPKGTGVLGIRGRIPLEPLLHGGGQERGRRSGTEDVAGAVGFATALELAEAERVEASARVSAIRDRFIARVLERVPSARLTGDPVHRLAGTASFTFAGTSGEAVLLELERRGVVSSSGSACAAGSDEPSHVLLAMGIAPELAQTAVRFTFPRWLNAPLDAVADAVEASVAAVSPPGR; from the coding sequence ATGCTCTACCTCGACAACGCCGCGACCACCCCGGTGCGCCCCGAGGTGCTCGAGGCGATGACGCCGTACCTGACCCGCTGGTACGGCAATCCGTCGAGCCATCACACCGTCGGCGAGGCGGCGGCCGATGCGCTGGCCGATGCGCGCGCGCGCGTCGCCCGGGTGCTGGCGCTGCGCGCCGGCGACATCGTCTTCACGTCCGGCGGCACCGAGGCCAACAACCTCGCGATCAAGGGCATCGCGATCGCCGCGGCCCTGCGCCGCGCGGGGGCCGACGGTCCGCGGGCTGGGCTGCACGTCGTCACGACTCCGATCGAGCACGAGTCGGTGCTCGAGTCGGTCGCCTACCTCGAGCGGGTGCACGGATTCGCGGCGACGCGGGTGCCGGTCGACGCGCACGCACGCGTGTCGACAGATGCCGTCGCCCGAAGCCTCCGCGAAGACACGGCGCTGGTGAGCATCGGCTACGCCAACAACGAGGTGGGCACCGTTCAGGATGTCGCCGCGGTGTCTGCCGCCGTTCGCGACCGCGGCGTCCCGCTGCACCTCGACGCTGTGCAGGCCGCCGGCTGGCTGTCGCTGTCGGCGGCGGAGCTCGGCTACGACGCGATCTCGCTCGCCGGGCACAAGCTCGGTGCACCCAAGGGCACCGGGGTGCTCGGCATCCGCGGCCGGATCCCGCTCGAGCCGCTGCTGCACGGGGGCGGGCAGGAGCGCGGTCGCCGCAGCGGCACCGAAGACGTCGCCGGCGCCGTCGGCTTCGCCACCGCGCTGGAGCTCGCCGAGGCGGAGCGGGTCGAGGCATCCGCTCGCGTCAGCGCGATCCGCGACCGCTTCATCGCCCGCGTGCTCGAGCGCGTGCCGTCTGCACGGCTCACGGGCGATCCCGTGCACCGGCTCGCCGGCACCGCGAGCTTCACCTTCGCCGGCACCAGCGGCGAGGCCGTCCTGCTCGAGCTCGAACGCCGGGGCGTCGTCTCGTCCAGCGGCTCGGCCTGCGCGGCGGGCAGCGACGAGCCGTCGCACGTCCTCCTTGCGATGGGCATCGCGCCGGAGCTGGCGCAGACCGCCGTGCGGTTCACCTTCCCTCGTTGGCTGAACGCACCGCTGGATGCCGTCGCCGACGCGGTCGAGGCATCCGTCGCCGCGGTTTCGCCGCCCGGCCGCTGA